Proteins encoded together in one Anoplolepis gracilipes unplaced genomic scaffold, ASM4749672v1 Contig19, whole genome shotgun sequence window:
- the LOC140675519 gene encoding uncharacterized protein, with product MAVRFLQANLNHASQAQNLFYQSLAERGIGLAIVAEPYKIPAKLTWLGNARGTAAIKSPALGESRQDTRGTTLVRWVNSVGLHVINEGRVSTCVRPQEESIVDITIGSKGAKRMVRGWRVVGDSRGETFSDHQYIEFVLDAVHYWVHHPPRGGDTGRWTLTKLDPKKLEEALMTILWGIPEGEERRDINLDVEWLRGVMREESTLNWGPGLGGPYELEEDEEISSNELQRAVKRIRSRKAPGPDGVLGKIWVWALDFLGERLRYIFNKCLRHGAFPQQWKQAKLVLLPKEGKEEGTPSAYRPICLLDEVSKIFERIIANRLVRHISREGGLHEEQYGFRAGRSTVDAISRVTSLTEEAVEGGGVALAVLLDIANAFNTLPWDREPGVRHTRRTPMPTGNSMRGSAGVSLRTPTVESHIQPSPLPSSPSWLPRHLLCRRHISAGRGEQLGDTAAKAETAVAAVVQSITGMGLGVAAQKTEALYFHSKSSGKPPRTHIRVGGTSISVGNRLKYLGLLLDGEWKFGHHFNVLALR from the exons ATGGCGGTCAGGTTCCTCCAAGCTAACCTAAACCACGCCAGTCAGGCACAGAATCTCTTTTATCAGAGCCTGGCTGAGCGTGGCATCGGGCTGGCCATTGTTGCTGAGCCCTATAAGATCCCAGCAAAGCTTACGTGGCTGGGGAATGCAAGAGGCACGGCGGCAATCAAG TCTCCGGCACTGGGTGAGTCGAGGCAGGACACCAGGGGAACTACCCTGGTGAGGTGGGTGAATTCGGTCGGCCTTCACGTTATTAACGAAGGCCGAGTGAGCACATGTGTCCGGCCCCAAGAGGAGTCGATCGTGGATATAACGATCGGCTCCAAGGGGGCCAAGAGGATGGTGCGGGGATGGCGCGTGGTGGGTGACTCGAGAGGGGAAACCTTTTCGGACCACCAATACATTGAATTTGTCCTGGACGCCGTGCATTACTGGGTACATCACCCACCTCGAGGTGGGGACACAGGTAGGTGGACCCTCACAAAGCTGGACCCCAAGAAACTAGAAGAGGCCTTAATGACCATTTTGTGGGGTATCCCGGAGGGAGAGGAAAGGCGGGACATTAACCTGGATGTGGAATGGTTGCGGGGCGTTATGCGCGAA GAGTCCACACTCAACTGGGGTCCCGGCCTGGGGGGACCTTATGAACTAGAGGAGGACGAGGAGATATCCAGCAACGAACTTCAGCGCGCCGTCAAAAGAATAAGATCAAGAAAAGCTCCTGGCCCTGACGGCGTGCTTGGAAAGATATGGGTCTGGGCACTGGACTTTCTGGGAGAACGTCTGaggtacatatttaataaatgcctCAGACATGGCGCTTTCCCCCAGCAATGGAAGCAGGCTAAATTGGTCCTGCTCCCCAAGGAAGGCAAGGAAGAAGGAACCCCGTCGGCATATAGACCAATAtgcctgctggacgaggtcAGCAAGATCTTTGAGAGGATCATTGCAAACCGACTTGTTCGACATATATCCCGAGAGGGTGGTCTCCACGAGGAGCAATATGGCTTCCGCGCGGGACGTTCGACTGTGGATGCGATTAGTCGTGTTACGTCCCTCACGGAGGAAGCCGTGGAAGGGGGCGGGGTGGCACTTGCGGTATTACTAGATATCGCAAACGCCTTCAACACCCTGCCCTGGGATAGA GAGCCTGGAGTTCGTCACACAAGACGGACTCCAATGCCGACGGGAAATTCGATGCGGGGTTCCGCAGGGGTCAGTCTTAGGACCCCTACTGTGGAATCTCACATACAACCGAGTCCTTTGCCTTCCTCTCCCTCGTGGCTACCACGCCATCTGCTATGCAGACGACACATTAGTGCTGGCCGCGGGGAGCAGCTGGGGGATACAGCAGCCAAGGCCGAAACAGCGGTGGCAGCCGTGGTACAAAGCATCACTGGTATGGGTCTTGGAGTGGCGGCTCAAAAAACCGAGGCTCTTTACTTTCACAGTAAATCCTCTGGGAAACCGCCAAGGACTCATATCCGGGTGGGAGGTACTTCTATCTCGGTGGGGAACCGGCTTAAATATCTCGGTCTCCTACTGGACGGCGAGTGGAAGTTTGGACACCACTTCAATGTCCTTGCCCTAAGGTGA
- the LOC140675521 gene encoding uncharacterized protein: MLYGAPVWAEDISDNQRTLGILHGVQRKMALRVVRAYRTVSFEAATSLAGIPPVELLARMYTDVYRRMRGLREAGRNIVCRARSAVGRQHHKKMLERWKQQLLSPSGRAAGRRVVEAIGPHLEA; the protein is encoded by the coding sequence ATGCTGTACGGGGCACCCGTATGGGCCGAGGATATCAGCGACAACCAAAGGACTCTGGGCATTTTACACGGGGTCCAAAGGAAAATGGCATTACGGGTGGTACGTGCCTACCGTACAGTGTCGTTTGAAGCGGCGACTTCTTTGGCGGGGATTCCTCCCGTGGAGCTTCTCGCGAGAATGTACACCGATGTGTACCGACGCATGCGAGGGCTCCGGGAGGCGGGGCGGAACATCGTCTGCCGGGCGAGGAGTGCGGTGGGGCGGCAACACCATAAGAAAATGCTGGAACGGTGGAAGCAGCAGTTGCTCTCTCCGTCTGGCAGAGCTGCGGGGCGTAGAGTGGTTGAGGCCATAGGGCCTCACTTAGAGGCCTag
- the LOC140675520 gene encoding uncharacterized protein: MGTVNAVALYECPIWATDLAAMRYAKDKFRRIQRSMAVRVIRAYRTVSHTAATVLAGSPPLEFLAAMYAERYNWERGLRRGHSPLPARVKKTIQIHAQRSMVERWSAHLSDPKTAG, encoded by the coding sequence ATGGGCACCGTAAATGCAGTAGCCCTGTATGAATGCCCAATATGGGCGACGGATCTCGCGGCCATGCGTTATGCAAAGGACAAGTTCCGACGCATACAGCGCAGCATGGCCGTGAGGGTGATAAGGGCCTACCGCACGGTGTCCCATACGGCGGCCACGGTCCTGGCGGGTTCGCCCCCCTTGGAGTTCCTGGCCGCAATGTACGCGGAGCGGTATAATTGGGAAAGGGGGCTCAGGAGGGGTCATAGCCCTCTACCAGCCAGGGTCAAGAAGACCATCCAGATCCACGCCCAGCGGTCTATGGTGGAGAGATGGAGTGCCCACTTATCTGACCCGAAGACTGCGGGTTAA
- the LOC140675518 gene encoding LOW QUALITY PROTEIN: uncharacterized protein (The sequence of the model RefSeq protein was modified relative to this genomic sequence to represent the inferred CDS: inserted 1 base in 1 codon), whose product MPGSRRAGKRHRQLRAALRRQRQISNSDNGLSQNFSISFLHPTQSKFPFCEEPSNLLAGLDLWLKSSCILPQRLPLTSLREIHESRVRGKGPGKSAKLVTLIEVEISRTIYYCGMHSHVSIVHNGRADYIHETGHSQCKRMFRDGTLSLGARVLIDGIRVNQIASYSITMAGSVGNDGKCKSTQYSDHYGTWDDVVVQAVARILKSTYVPVKLNTGKIMLKSGTICTLSEGFCIDSEDGYTYWEPMPTSSCNFHQYDVLYEGPAIKTTDDTSEGKSPIVYSLTTQDITFTLTRTREQPLCGYTLLRTEHPKLFILETKKGDVFAERGTIPIDNLDIFAYMNSKFVYVEKHIRYQMTSLYHNVIQQKCELEKDVITNTLSFVTLQPDEFAYRLMKGPGYMAVTAGEAIHVIKCIPVDAIIRRTKECYAELPETVRNASLFLTPKSRILTKFGTQKKCSFELPILYRRDDTWIQLTPDPQVIQLPPQRLHPMISLSWKYLTPGPLAISGIYTEKDIEKLRDHIMFPAEKPALLNFIARGMTGQAVIPGEVSIYSLLDEESLQKIASNIVSRIWGRFVTFGSATAGILGVFLIIRLIKLTIDTAIHGYALHTVYGCSLHLLXAVWSSLTHLLLHLARGSVNQRRIEPEEDQSPLEPMSPSPVTPTASKIESTIVNATAVNTTTPIPIVYTDLRERLNDIEQIPPITSGIRS is encoded by the exons atgcctgGTTCTCGTCGCGCCGGTAAACGACATAGACAACTACGTGCCGCTTTACGCCGACAGAGACAAATTTCGAACAGTGATAACGGTCTCAgccaa AACTTTTCGATCAGCTTCCTGCATCCGACTCAGTCGAAGTTCCCATTTTGCGAAGAACCTTCgaatttattggctggccTGGACCTTTGGTTGAAATCAAGCTGCATCCTGCCTCAACGTCTACCACTGACATCCCTGAGGGAGATCCACGAGTCCAGAGTACGAGGAAAAGGTCCAGGAAAATCAGCAAAACTAGTGACATTAATAGAG GTTGAAATTTCAAGAACTATATATTACTGTGGCATGCACTCACATGTTTCCATCGTGCATAACGGACGTGCTGACTATATACATGAAACCGGACACTCACAGTGCAAACGAATGTTTCGTGATGGTACTCTTTCGCTAGGAGCAAGAGTTTTAATCGACGGCATCCGAGTCAACCAAATCGCCTCCTACAGCATCACCATGGCTGGAAGCGTAGGcaacgatggaaaatgcaaAAGCACGCAGTATTCCGACCATTATGGAACATGGGACGACGTTGTCGTGCAAGCTGTCGccagaatattaaaatcaaccTATGTCCCCGTGAAACTAAATACTGgaaaaataatgctaaaatcAGGAACAATTTGTACGCTCAGTGAAGGATTTTGCATCGATTCAGAGGATGGATATACCTATTGGGAACCGATGCCTACCTcttcatgtaattttcatcAATACGACGTTCTATATGAAGGACCTGCTATCAAAACTACGGACGATACCAGTGAAGGAAAATCACCTATTGTATACAGCCTGACAACACAAGACATAACCTTCACTCTGACAAGAACACGGGAACAGCCACTGTGCGGATACACGCTTCTTCGTACAGAGCATCCCAAACTCTTTATACTGGAAACTAAAAAGGGAGACGTCTTCGCCGAAAGAGGAACAATCCCAATTgataatcttgatatttttgcatatatgaaCTCGAAGTttgtatatgtagaaaaacacATACGATATCAAATGACATCTCTTTACCACAATGTCATTCAACAGAAATGCGAGCTGGAAAAAGATGTAATAACTAACACCTTATCATTTGTCACCTTACAGCCTGACGAATTCGCCTATCGATTAATGAAAGGACCAGGATACATGGCTGTCACTGCAGGAGAGGCaattcatgtaataaaatgtattcccgTTGACGCCATAATTCGGAGAACAAAAGAATGTTATGCCGAGCTCCCTGAAACAGTAAGGAACGCTTCACTATTTCTAACGCCAAAATCAAGGATACTCACCAAATTCGGGACTCAGAAGAAATGTAGCTTTGAACTACCAATACTCTACCGCAGAGATGATACATGGATCCAGCTCACCCCTGATCCACAAGTCATACAATTACCTCCACAACGATTACATCCGATGATTTCTTTGAGTTGGAAATACCTCACCCCAGGTCCATTAGCCATTAGTGGAATATATACTGAAAAGGATATAGAAAAGTTACGAGatcatattatgtttcctgcAGAGAAACCAGCACTTCTAAATTTCATAGCCCGTGGGATGACAGGACAAGCTGTCATACCCGGAGAAGTCTCTATATACAGTCTGCTAGACGAGGAATCACTCCAGAAAATAGCTTCGAATATCGTCTCAAGAATTTGGGGTAGATTTGTAACCTTCGGATCAGCAACGGCCGGAATTCTAGGAGTATTCCTAATTATACGACTCATTAAATTGACTATTGACACAGCAATCCATGGATACGCCCTTCACACCGTGTACGGATGCAGTCTGCACCTGC GCGCCGTATGGAGTTCTCTCACACATCTCCTACTTCACTTAGCACGAGGATCCGTGAATCAACGAAGAATAGAGCCAGAAGAAGATCAATCTCCCCTGGAGCCAATGAGTCCCTCACCAGTAACACCGACAGCATCCAAAATCGAGTCAACTATCGTTAATGCAACAGCGGTAAATACAACCACCCCTATTCCCATTGTTTACACTGACCTTCGAGAGCGATTGAACGATATTGAACAAATCCCTCCGATAACATCGGGAATTCGTTCTTAA